Part of the Catalinimonas alkaloidigena genome is shown below.
GGTCATTACTTTTTAGCAAAACTCGTTGAATACATCAATAAGATGTTCGGCAATCATTTCTGCCGGACGGCCTTCTATATGATGTCTTTCTACAAAGTGAACCAGTTCTCCATTTTTAAAGAGTGCGATTGAAGGAGAGGAAGGAGGGTAGGGCAAAGTAAATTCACGCGCTTTCTCCACTGCTTCTTTATCTACCCCTGCAAAAACGGTAGTAAGGTGATCAGGTTGCTTTTCACTATGCTGCAAAGCATATTTTACCCCTGGACGGGCGGCACCGGCAGCACATCCACACACTGAATTAATTACCATTAAGGTGGTGCCTTTGTGTTCACTCAAATGCGTTTCAACCTCTTCTGCTGTCTTAAACTCCTGAAATCCTGCTACGGTCAGGTCTTCGCGCATGGGTGCTACTAATTGTTCTGGATACATATCTTGTCTTATTTTACTTTAAATAAAAAATTACATAAACCCTAATTCCAACTTAGCTGCCTCAGACATCATATCCTGAGTAAAAGGAGGGTCAAAGGTAAGTTCAACTTTAACATCTCCTATACCTTCTATAGCCTTTACTTTTTGTTCTACCTCAGCGGGAATGGTCTCAGCAGCAGGACAAGCCGGAGAAGTGAGTGTCATCAGTATATATACGTTATTAACCGGATAAGTACTGATCTCGTAAATTAATCCTAACTCATAAACATCTACCGGAATTTCAGGATCATATACGGTTTTAATTGCATTGATAACCTTGTCCCTCAAACTTTCCGTTGTTGAATTTTCTGTAGTATCTGTGCTCATAATATTTAATTACTTGGTTGCTTCAATACGATCTTTTTGTACTAAGGCAAATAGCTTGATCTGCTTAATCATGGCAGCAAATCCATTGGAACGCTGCGTACCAATAAAGCGGTTCATTCCGATTTTGTCTATAAAGTAAAGATCAGCGTCCAGGATGTCTTTTACCTTTTGATGATCAAAAATACGTACTAACAAACTTACTAACCCTTTGGTAATCGCAGAATTACTATCAGCCTTGAAATGCAATCTGTCGTCTTCAGCTTCAGGTACTACCCAAACTTTTGACTGGCAGCCTTTAATAATATTATCTTCAATTTTGTACTTCTCCTCCAATTCGGGTAGTTTCTGACCAAGCTCCATAATATAAAAGTTAGTCATTTCCTGATCGCCCTCTAGAAGAGAAAACTCTTCAATAATCTCATCTTGTATTTCGCTTATCTTCTCCGCCATATTAAGCAATTATGCTTTCACTAATAAACTTAAGCTTTTGTTTACGCTTATCGTAATTAACAGCTTATTTACGCATCATTTTTACAATTCTATGTATACCTTCCAGCATACTATCAATTTCCTCTCTAGTATTATAAACAGAAAATGAAGCCCTGGCCGTTCCTTCAATACCATACCAATCCATAAGGGGTTGAGTACAGTGGTGTCCAGTACGGATGGCTACACCACGGGCATCCAGCATTTGTCCCAAATCAAAATGAAAAATGTCTTCCACAACAAAAGAAACCACACTTACCTTTGTTGAAGCCGTTCCGATAATTTTTAGTCCTTCAATTTTTTCTAATTCCTGCTGGGCATACGTTAACAGTTCCTGCTCATAAGTATGTATTTGTGGCTTTCCAATTTTTTGAACGAAGTCAATTGCCTGCTTAAAAGACACAACTCCGGCTATATTGGGGGTCCCTGCCTCAAACTTGTAAGGAATATCGTTGTAGGTGGTATGCTTAAAACTTACGTTGCTGATCATTTCCCCACCCGATTGGTAAGGAGGCATCTTTTCCAGCAACTTTCTTTTGCCATAAAGCACCCCTACACCTGTAGGCCCGTACATTTTATGTGCAGAAAGTGCATAAAAGTCACAATTTAGTTTTTGAACGTCAATCTCCAAATGAGCTGATGCCTGAGCACCATCTACTATCACTACCGCATTCTGCGCATGTGCCAGCTCAATGATTTCCTGCACAGGATTAATTGTTCCCAAGCTATTAGAAGCGTAGACAACACTGACGATTTTAGTTTTTTCGCTAAGCAGCTTGCGGTATTCATCCAATATAATTTCTCCCTGCTCATTTACCGGAATGATCTTCAGCTCAGCTCCTTTTTCTTCACACAGGATTTGCCAGGGAACAATGTTGGAATGATGTTCCATTGCTGAAATGATGATTTCATCACCCTCTTTCACAAAGGCTCTCCCGTATGAAGATGCTACAAGATTGATACTGTCAGTAGTACCTTTGGTAAAAATGATTTCTTCAGCCTCGCGAGCACCTAAAAAATTTTTTAAGGACTGTCTTGTAGCTTCAAAATCCGCAGTAGCCCTTTCTGCCAAAGTATGTATGCCTCTGTGAATGTTTGCGTTATCGCGCTTGTAATAATGGTTCAGCGCATCTATAACCTGTTGAGGCTTCTGAGTAGTAGCAGCATTGTCAAAATAAACCAGGGGTTTACCATTAACTTCTTGACTCAGCACAGGAAACTGCTTACGCACTTCCTGTACGTCAAAAGCTGTACTCAAGGTATCGATATGTTGAGACGAAGTATCGCTCATATTATAGCTCTTTTTCCAAACGCTTACTGATCTCCTGTTCAATAACCTCCAGAAGTGCATCAGTTTTGATGTGTTGAATTACATCTCCGGCAAAAGCTTTGAGCAATACAGCTCTGGCCTGGGTTTTGCTCAGGCCGCGCGTTTGAAGATAAAACATTTGCTCTGCATCCAATTGCCCAGTAGTAGCACCGTGAGAACACTTTACATCATCTGCCCAGATTTCCAACTGGGGTTTGGTGTCAATAGAGGCCTCATCAGTGAGCAGAATATTAGCATTGGACTGAAAAGCATTGGTCTTTTGTGCGTTGGGACGCACAAAAATCTTCCCGTTAAATACACCTTTAGACTGATCATCCATAATACCTTTGTACAGCTCATTGCTAAAAGCATTAGGTTTTTTGTGGTCTACAGAAGTGTGATTGTCCACATGGCTTTGACCATCTAACATATAGAGGCCATACATATGCGATTCGCAGTATTCAGCATCCAGTACAGCATTTATATTATTACGGATCATGGCTCCTTTGAGTGAAATACTGGTACCGTGGAAATGACTATTCTGTGCTTGTAATATCTGCGTGGTGCCTGTATGATAAGCTGCGTCACTTTCGTTTTGATATTTGCAGTAGTGTAGATGGGCAGCATCCTTGAGCACAACCTCTGTAACAGGATTATTATAACTGGATGATTTTCCAAAAGTATGGAATATCTCAATCAGCTGAGCTTGCGCGTTTTCTTCTACTACAAACAGGTTACGAGGATGCGCTATCACATTATCTGTACTGGCATCACTGAAAAAATAGGTGATGACAGGTTTCTCAGTAGCTTTATTTTTTGGGACATGTAAAAAAACACCGTCATCAATCATTGCCGTGTTAAGCGCAATAAAAGGGTCACTATTCACATCAGCTTGCTTACCGAGATACGCACTTAGCTCTTCATTTTGCTCTTCAAATGCTTGTTGAAGTGTCAGAAGAGTTATTCCGTCACTCAAAGAGACATTTGTAGATAGTGATTCTATAAAATGACCATTGACAAATACTAAATGATTTGCTTCTACATCTACTAAATTCTCCTTAACCTGTTTCTCCAGCTCAGCAGAAATTTTGGGAGTAGGAGATGGCGTTACATCCAAACTATTGAACTGCTTCTCTAACTGCCGAGTGATAGGGGTATACTTATATTCTTCTTCTTTTTTAGCCGGCAAACCTTTGGCAGCAAAGCTCTCTATGGCTTCCTGGCGCAGGGAGGCAAGGGCATTATTTGAAGATTGCTTATCTGACAGACTATATTGCTCAATAAAAGCAGATGTCAAATCTGTCTTTTTACTTTTTGTTACCTGACTCATAGCTATGCTTTATAAGTTTGATAAAAAATTTAAGCAACAGCCTGATCGGCGATTTCTTTAATCCAGTCATATCCTTTGTCTTCAAGTTCAAGAGCAAGCTCTTTGGTACCTGATTTTACTATTCTTCCGTTATAAAGGACATGCACATAATCAGGAATAATGTACTCAAGAAGTCGCTGGTAGTGGGTAACTACGATAGTAGCATTATCTTTATTTTTAAGCTTATTGACACCATTTGCTACAATACGAAGCGCATCTATATCCAGACCAGAGTCTGTCTCATCTAAAATGGATAATTTAGGCTCTAACATTGCCATCTGGAAAATCTCATTTCTTTTCTTTTCTCCTCCGGAAAAGCCTTCATTTAATGAACGGTTCAACAAAGACTGATCAATATCTACCAATTTCATCTTTTCTTTCATCGTCTTAAGAAAAGATACGGCATCCAGAGGGTCCAGACCTTTGTGCTGTCTAATCTGGTTGATAGCTGTTTTCAGAAAATTAGTGGTGCTCACACCAGGAATTTCAACCGGGTACTGGAAGGCAAGAAATATGCCTTCACGCGCACGCTCTTCAGGATCCATCTCCAGAAGGTCATTGCCAAGATATTCTATGCTACCCTCAGTAACTTCAAAATCCTCTCTTCCGGCCATAACTGAAGCCAGAGTACTTTTGCCAGAACCATTAGGCCCCATGATGGCATGGACCTCACCGGCTTTTACTTCCAGGTTAATACCCTTCAGGATATCTTTATCTTCTATTTTTGCTTTAAGGTTATTTATCTTCAGCATCTTCCAACTTGTGTATGTGTATATAGTATAAACAAAATCAGAAGGAAACCACCTTCTGATTTGATAAAATATCGAGATTAATAATGTTTGATTAGCCTACGCTACCCTCTAATGTAAGCGCCAGAAGCTTTTGTGCTTCCACTGCAAACTCCATGGGCAGCTGATTTAATACTTCTTTACAGTACCCATTAACAATCAGGGCGACAGCATCTTCTTCACCTATGCCTCGCTGATTACAGTAGAAAATCTGGTCCTCGCCGATTTTAGAAGTAGTGGCTTCATGCTCTATCTGAGCAGTATTGTTATCAGACTCTATATAAGGAAAGGTGTGCGCACCACATTGATCACCCATCAATAAAGAATCGCACTGGGAGAAGTTACGCGCGTTATCTGCACGTTTCATTACTTTTACAAGTCCACGGTAGCTGTTCTGGCTATGCCCAGCTGATACTCCTTTGGATACGATACGGCTCTTAGTATTTTTACCGATATGTATCATTTTGGTGCCGGTATCAGCCTGCTGATAGTTATTTGTAACTGCCACAGAATAAAACTCTCCGATGGAATTGTCACCTTTCAGAATACAGCTTGGGTATTTCCAGGTCACAGAAGATCCGGTTTCTACTTGTGTCCAGGAAATTTTAGAATTGTCTCCTGAACAGATGCCACGCTTGGTTACAAAATTATAAATTCCACCTTTACCATTCTTGTCACCGGGATACCAGTTTTGTACGGTAGAATATTTGACTTCAGCATCTTTAGCGGCATAGATTTCTACTACTGCAGCATGTAACTGATTCTCGTCACGCTGAGGAGCGGTACAACCTTCCAGATAACTAACATAAGAACCCTCTTCGGCTACGATAAGCGTACGCTCAAACTGTCCGGTATTAGCCGCATTAATACGGAAGTATGTAGACAATTCCATAGGACATCTTACTCCTTTGGGAATGTAGCAGAAAGATCCATCGCTAAACACTGCTGAATTTAGCGCGGCAAAATAATTATCATTCTGAGGGACAACTGACCCAATATACTTCTTTACCAGTTCAGGGTGATTATGAACAGCTTCGCTGAATGAGCAGAAAATAATTCCCAGATCGCCGAGCTTCTCCTTAAAAGTAGTAGCTACTGAAACACTGTCCATTACCGCATCTACTGCCACACCGGTAAGCCTTTTTTGCTCTTCCAGAGAGATACCAAGGCGTTTAAACGTATCAAGCAATTCCGGATCAACCTCTTCTAAACTCTTCGGTTTAACCTTTTGCTTAGGTGCTGCATAATAAATGATATCTTGGTAATCAATTTCAGGATATTTTACATTATGCCAGCTAGGCTCCTTCATGGTAAGCCAATGACGATAAGCTTTTAGGCGCCATTCCAAAAGCCATTCAGGTTCTTCCTTTTTAGCAGAAATAAATCTTATAATATCTTCGTTGAGACCTTTGGGAGCTGAATCAGATTCAATATTAGATTCAAAGCCATACTTATAATCTGAGTTGGTAAATTCCTCAAGAATCTGGTTGTCCTTACTCATAGTTAATTATTGGTAAACAAATATTTCTAAAGACTTGTACATATGGTTAACACGCAAAAAAATTAAACGTTTCCATACGTGTCAAAATTTGACTGTAAATTGCTGGAGTGGACGTTTTTCCACTAATTACTTATTTGGAACGAATTTAAACAAGCAGTGTTACAGTTCAAAATTTATTATTTATTCACCAAGCTGAATATGACGGTTGAGGCTTTCTTCGAGAGAGATAAGCGTTTCAGTACGCACGATTCCATCAATTTTTTGGATTTTGTCGTGCAAAACTTCTCTGAGATGTTTGGTATCCCGACAATGGATTTTGATGAAGATACTGTAGTTACCAGTAGTATAGTGAATCTTAACTACCTCAGGGACTTTCTTAAGTTCATCCACCACTTGGTTGTACAAAGAACTTTTTTCAAGGTAAATTCCCAAAAAAGCTGTAATATCGTAGCCAAGTTTTGAGTAATCCATATTGAGGGTAGTGCCTCTCACAATGCCCATCTCTTCCATTTTGCGCATGCGGACGTGAACAGTTCCCCCGGATACGTATACTTTTTTGGCAATTTCAGTGTAAGGAATTTTTGCATCTTCAGATAGTAGTGCAAGGATTTTGAGGTCGATGTTATCAATTTCTAAATTTTTGCTCATTTTGATGGGGCAAATTAGGTTTGGTTTAATTTTAACTGCTTAAAATTACGACATATATAAATTTTAATCAAATTTATTAAATTTTTTTTAAGTTGAAAGATTAAATCTTAATTTAGCAAATGAACAGAGAGATAAACGAATCTCTTATATCACACTGTAGGGTGATGAAACTGGCAGACATGCCCTCCCGTCTCGAGGGTGGAGACAACGGAATAAACGCTGATCTATATTAGCGCTAACCGCTCCGTGGAGGTTCGATTCCTCCCCCTACAGCACTTCATTTTTTGGGTTAATGTTGTTTTCAAAAAAGGCCATGAGTTTTCATGGCCTTTTTTGGTATATAACTACCACTTAAAAATCCACTTAAACCAGTTTTTTGCAATCCTTCCGAATTATAATCATTCCATTAGAAAATTTTAAATAATATTCATATTATTAGCATGACTATTTAATTATTTAAAATAATTAAGCTACTAAAATGAATGTTAAAGAAGAGTTGCCTTGGTTAGAAAATTATCCTGACAGTGTTCCTAAGGATATTAACCCTCATGAATATGAGTCATTAGCAGAGCTTTTTGAAGAATGCTTTAGTAAATATAGTGACCTTACTGCTTATGAGTGCATGGGTAAAAGTTTAAGCTTTAAAGAATTGGGAGAGCAATCTGCACATTTTGGGGCCTTTTTGCAGCAAGAGCTAGGCTTGCGAAAAGGAGATCGGATTGCCATTCAGTTGCCCAATCTCCTGCAGTATCCTATAGTAGCCTTCGGTGCATTACGAGCGGGATTGATTATTGTAAATACAAATCCCCTTTACACTGCCAGAGAAATGGAACATCAGTTTAAAGACTCAGGGGTAAAGGCTATCGTAATATTGGCAAATTTTGCTTGCAATCTTGAAAAAATCATTGACAAAACCGCTATTGAACATGTCATCATTACAGAGATAGGAGATAGGCTGGGAGGGCTGAAGAAGACGATAGTTAACTTCGTGGTAAAAAACATTAAAAAGATGGTTCCCACTTATCACCTCCCTCAAGCCATTAAATTAAATGATGCACTGAGCAAAGGCAGGTCATATACGCTCAAGCAACCAGAAATAAAAGGAAGTGATACGGCTTGTTTACAATATACAGGAGGTACTACCGGAATTTCCAAAGGGGCCATTCTTTCCCACACTAATCTGGTTGCCAATATAGAGCAGATGGTGATATGGATGAAGGTGAGGCTTAACGAAAGAGAGGAAGTGATTATTACAGCTTTGCCCCTGTACCATATCTATGCTTTTACAGTAAATTGTCTGGGCATGCTTAAGCTTGGGGCTAAAAATATCCTGATCACCAATCCCAGGGATATGAAGTCATTTCTAAAGGACCTTAAGAAGTATCCTTTCACAGTCATTACCGGAGTGAACACCCTCTACAATGCGTTACTGAATCAAACTGAGTTTACGAAGCTGGACTTTAGCCACCTTAAAGTGGTGAGTGCAGGAGGTATGGCCGTGCAGAAAGTCGTAGCTGAAAAATTTAAGCAAGTGACGGGGATTGGCATCGCAGAAGGTTATGGCCTTACTGAAACTTCACCGGTACTCACTACCAATAGAATAGACGGGAAGGAAAGGATCGGTACGATTGGATTGCCGGTACCGAGCACAAAACTGATTATCGCGGATGATAATGAGCAGGAAGTTCCTATTGGTGAAGCAGGTGAAATATATGCCAAAGGTCCTCAGGTGATGTCCGGCTATTGGGAAAAGGAAGAGGAGAGCAAAAATGCCTTTAGCAAAGATGGATGGTTCAAAACCGGAGATATTGGTATTATGGACAATGATGGGTTTGTAAAGATCATAGACAGGAAAAAAGAGATGATCAATGTGTCTGGATTTAATGTGTATCCAAATGACATTGAAGACACTGTAGCAGCACATCCCAAAGTGATGGAAGTTGGTGCCATCGGCGTGCCCGACGAAAAATCAACTGAAGTTGTAAAAATATGTGTAGTGAAAAAAGACCCGAGCCTGACGGCACAGGAATTAAAAGAATATTGCAAGGAGAACATGACTCCTTACAAAGTACCCAAATTCATTGAATTCCGGGATGAGTTACCCAAATCTAATGTAGGCAAAATTCTGAGAAGGTTATTGAAGGAGGGTGAAACGAAAGTTTGATCCGTTTTGCTTGACTAAGTTTGTAATGAAAGAAGCATGAGGTAAAACTTCATGCTTTTTTTATCTCTACATATTAATTTTAGCATACTTGACAATCATTACTACTAATCTGACCTAATTATGAGCGTAAGCAGAACCAAACTATGTTCAGACGGACCTGAGTTTTCTCGTCTGGTTACGGGTACCTGGCGATTGTTAGATCAACCTCCTCAATCTTCTCAAGAGACACTTGGCATGATAGAGCAGTGTGTTGATTTGGGCATTACTACATTTGATGAAGCAGATATTTATGGTG
Proteins encoded:
- a CDS encoding aminotransferase class V-fold PLP-dependent enzyme, coding for MSDTSSQHIDTLSTAFDVQEVRKQFPVLSQEVNGKPLVYFDNAATTQKPQQVIDALNHYYKRDNANIHRGIHTLAERATADFEATRQSLKNFLGAREAEEIIFTKGTTDSINLVASSYGRAFVKEGDEIIISAMEHHSNIVPWQILCEEKGAELKIIPVNEQGEIILDEYRKLLSEKTKIVSVVYASNSLGTINPVQEIIELAHAQNAVVIVDGAQASAHLEIDVQKLNCDFYALSAHKMYGPTGVGVLYGKRKLLEKMPPYQSGGEMISNVSFKHTTYNDIPYKFEAGTPNIAGVVSFKQAIDFVQKIGKPQIHTYEQELLTYAQQELEKIEGLKIIGTASTKVSVVSFVVEDIFHFDLGQMLDARGVAIRTGHHCTQPLMDWYGIEGTARASFSVYNTREEIDSMLEGIHRIVKMMRK
- a CDS encoding SufE family protein, which codes for MAEKISEIQDEIIEEFSLLEGDQEMTNFYIMELGQKLPELEEKYKIEDNIIKGCQSKVWVVPEAEDDRLHFKADSNSAITKGLVSLLVRIFDHQKVKDILDADLYFIDKIGMNRFIGTQRSNGFAAMIKQIKLFALVQKDRIEATK
- a CDS encoding DUF59 domain-containing protein, yielding MSTDTTENSTTESLRDKVINAIKTVYDPEIPVDVYELGLIYEISTYPVNNVYILMTLTSPACPAAETIPAEVEQKVKAIEGIGDVKVELTFDPPFTQDMMSEAAKLELGFM
- a CDS encoding Lrp/AsnC ligand binding domain-containing protein is translated as MSKNLEIDNIDLKILALLSEDAKIPYTEIAKKVYVSGGTVHVRMRKMEEMGIVRGTTLNMDYSKLGYDITAFLGIYLEKSSLYNQVVDELKKVPEVVKIHYTTGNYSIFIKIHCRDTKHLREVLHDKIQKIDGIVRTETLISLEESLNRHIQLGE
- the sufB gene encoding Fe-S cluster assembly protein SufB → MSKDNQILEEFTNSDYKYGFESNIESDSAPKGLNEDIIRFISAKKEEPEWLLEWRLKAYRHWLTMKEPSWHNVKYPEIDYQDIIYYAAPKQKVKPKSLEEVDPELLDTFKRLGISLEEQKRLTGVAVDAVMDSVSVATTFKEKLGDLGIIFCSFSEAVHNHPELVKKYIGSVVPQNDNYFAALNSAVFSDGSFCYIPKGVRCPMELSTYFRINAANTGQFERTLIVAEEGSYVSYLEGCTAPQRDENQLHAAVVEIYAAKDAEVKYSTVQNWYPGDKNGKGGIYNFVTKRGICSGDNSKISWTQVETGSSVTWKYPSCILKGDNSIGEFYSVAVTNNYQQADTGTKMIHIGKNTKSRIVSKGVSAGHSQNSYRGLVKVMKRADNARNFSQCDSLLMGDQCGAHTFPYIESDNNTAQIEHEATTSKIGEDQIFYCNQRGIGEEDAVALIVNGYCKEVLNQLPMEFAVEAQKLLALTLEGSVG
- a CDS encoding BrxA/BrxB family bacilliredoxin, which encodes MYPEQLVAPMREDLTVAGFQEFKTAEEVETHLSEHKGTTLMVINSVCGCAAGAARPGVKYALQHSEKQPDHLTTVFAGVDKEAVEKAREFTLPYPPSSPSIALFKNGELVHFVERHHIEGRPAEMIAEHLIDVFNEFC
- the sufC gene encoding Fe-S cluster assembly ATPase SufC, encoding MLKINNLKAKIEDKDILKGINLEVKAGEVHAIMGPNGSGKSTLASVMAGREDFEVTEGSIEYLGNDLLEMDPEERAREGIFLAFQYPVEIPGVSTTNFLKTAINQIRQHKGLDPLDAVSFLKTMKEKMKLVDIDQSLLNRSLNEGFSGGEKKRNEIFQMAMLEPKLSILDETDSGLDIDALRIVANGVNKLKNKDNATIVVTHYQRLLEYIIPDYVHVLYNGRIVKSGTKELALELEDKGYDWIKEIADQAVA
- a CDS encoding AMP-binding protein, producing the protein MNVKEELPWLENYPDSVPKDINPHEYESLAELFEECFSKYSDLTAYECMGKSLSFKELGEQSAHFGAFLQQELGLRKGDRIAIQLPNLLQYPIVAFGALRAGLIIVNTNPLYTAREMEHQFKDSGVKAIVILANFACNLEKIIDKTAIEHVIITEIGDRLGGLKKTIVNFVVKNIKKMVPTYHLPQAIKLNDALSKGRSYTLKQPEIKGSDTACLQYTGGTTGISKGAILSHTNLVANIEQMVIWMKVRLNEREEVIITALPLYHIYAFTVNCLGMLKLGAKNILITNPRDMKSFLKDLKKYPFTVITGVNTLYNALLNQTEFTKLDFSHLKVVSAGGMAVQKVVAEKFKQVTGIGIAEGYGLTETSPVLTTNRIDGKERIGTIGLPVPSTKLIIADDNEQEVPIGEAGEIYAKGPQVMSGYWEKEEESKNAFSKDGWFKTGDIGIMDNDGFVKIIDRKKEMINVSGFNVYPNDIEDTVAAHPKVMEVGAIGVPDEKSTEVVKICVVKKDPSLTAQELKEYCKENMTPYKVPKFIEFRDELPKSNVGKILRRLLKEGETKV
- the sufD gene encoding Fe-S cluster assembly protein SufD — its product is MSQVTKSKKTDLTSAFIEQYSLSDKQSSNNALASLRQEAIESFAAKGLPAKKEEEYKYTPITRQLEKQFNSLDVTPSPTPKISAELEKQVKENLVDVEANHLVFVNGHFIESLSTNVSLSDGITLLTLQQAFEEQNEELSAYLGKQADVNSDPFIALNTAMIDDGVFLHVPKNKATEKPVITYFFSDASTDNVIAHPRNLFVVEENAQAQLIEIFHTFGKSSSYNNPVTEVVLKDAAHLHYCKYQNESDAAYHTGTTQILQAQNSHFHGTSISLKGAMIRNNINAVLDAEYCESHMYGLYMLDGQSHVDNHTSVDHKKPNAFSNELYKGIMDDQSKGVFNGKIFVRPNAQKTNAFQSNANILLTDEASIDTKPQLEIWADDVKCSHGATTGQLDAEQMFYLQTRGLSKTQARAVLLKAFAGDVIQHIKTDALLEVIEQEISKRLEKEL